In Kutzneria kofuensis, the DNA window GCGGCCGAGGCGGAACTGCTCCGCCGACACGGTGTGGCCTGGCTGTTCGGTCGCACGCCCCGTGTCCGGCACGAGGTCGACTACCGGTCCCGGCTGTGGTTCGGCGAGGTGGCCAAGACCCGGTTCTGGGTGGAGAGCGTCGGCCGTACCTCGCTGACCTTCGCGTTCGAGGTGCACGGCCGGAACGGCATGGCCGCCAGCGGATCCGTGGTCGTCGTGCACGCCGAACCGGACCAGGGCAAGGCCACACCGTGGCCCGCCGAGGTCGTCGAGGCCCTCGGTTCGTCCAACGCGGGAGGCGAGTCGTGAGCAGGTACGGGGTGATCGGCGGCGGCCCGGCCGGGCTGTACTTCGCCGCCCTGGCCAAGAGCCTCGACCCGACGCGTGAGATCACCGTGTGGGAG includes these proteins:
- a CDS encoding acyl-CoA thioesterase — translated: MTIERAVEWYDTDAAGHQHHSVILRWAEAAEAELLRRHGVAWLFGRTPRVRHEVDYRSRLWFGEVAKTRFWVESVGRTSLTFAFEVHGRNGMAASGSVVVVHAEPDQGKATPWPAEVVEALGSSNAGGES